The Chloroflexota bacterium DNA segment TTATTATATCAGAGCGGAATATCTGGGGGGTCTGAGCTACCCACAACTTCTCTCGATCGGGGGTGTTCTCAATGACTCCCTGGGCATCAACTATCTTCACCGTCTCCTTCACTGGCACAGCGGCAATAGCTGCCCCGGTGCGGCGAGCTTCTGCCAGCCCGCGCCCGATTAGATCGGCGGTGAGGCAGGGTCGCGCCCCATCGTGAATCACCACCCACTGACAGCCCTCCAGCCTTTTAAGCCCCTTGGACACCGAATCCTGCCGCCGTCTCCCACCACGGCATACGTCTGTCACCTTAGAAAACCCGCGCTCTGCCACCAGCCTCTTTCCGCGCTCCAGGCCAGCTTCGTTCAACACAACGACTATCTGGTCAACTGCATCACACCCCTGGAAGACATTGAGCACGTGGGTCAGAACGGGCTTGCCAGCCACGACGGCAAATATCTTGTCCACCCCGCCTAGCCGCTGGCTGCTGCCAGCCGCCGCAATAACAACACCTACCTTGTCTCGCATAGCCTGCTTACCTTGATATTCGTCTCCCTCAGATGTTAGAATGGGCTCGTGTGGTGGGCGTAGCCGAGGGGTTTAAGGCGCCAGGTTGTGGCCCTGGAGATCGAGGGTTCGAATCCCTCCGTCCACCCCAGTCACCTGAGCGCCTATAGCTCAGTGGAACAGAGCATCGGTCTTCGGAACCGAGGGTCGTGGGTTCGAATCCCTCTAGGCGCGCCAGCATTTGAAATCAGAAACTCCTCAAGAAGTTTATGCTATTGTCCACAAGTATTCTACCAGGAGAGGCCTCCTAGTTCACAACAGCGCACCCTGCATTTTGTGATCTTTGTGTAATCTTTTTGTGATTTCGTCCCCGCCGGATTCGCTTCTAAAAAGCCAACACAACATAAACAGGAGGCCTTGACCGCCTAAAAGAGCCAGGGCTTAAACTTACTATGGCTTTTGGGGGTGAACCCCAAAAGGCTTCAAAGGTAGCCCTTAAATTAAACGAATCCCGTTCTTCACTGTGGCTTCTTCTTTGTTAATGCCAACTAACGGGTAGGTTATTATCTTATAAGTCCATATGAAGTCAGCTAAAGAGATCTGGGAGACAGCAAAAG contains these protein-coding regions:
- the ispD gene encoding 2-C-methyl-D-erythritol 4-phosphate cytidylyltransferase: MRDKVGVVIAAAGSSQRLGGVDKIFAVVAGKPVLTHVLNVFQGCDAVDQIVVVLNEAGLERGKRLVAERGFSKVTDVCRGGRRRQDSVSKGLKRLEGCQWVVIHDGARPCLTADLIGRGLAEARRTGAAIAAVPVKETVKIVDAQGVIENTPDREKLWVAQTPQIFRSDIIIEAYGARSGEVTDDAALVEALGYKVKVYMGSYDNIKITTSEDLVLAEIILGRRG